A genomic region of Streptomyces sp. R33 contains the following coding sequences:
- a CDS encoding DUF5947 family protein — translation MRRFTGPRPPRPERCELCGVAVPEDGHRHLVETEKRALVCACTACALLFDRPGAATGRFRAVPDRYLTDPEHRLEEGAWEQLQIPVGVAFFFRNAALDRLVALYPSPAGATESELDPATWQHVLGGGALASLLEPDVEALLLRRAEGRTECYLVPIDICYELVGRMRLLWQGFDGGAEARAALNAFFAQVERRAKVPAAAGEGRA, via the coding sequence CTGCGCCGGTTCACCGGGCCCCGGCCGCCCCGGCCCGAGCGCTGCGAGCTGTGCGGGGTGGCCGTGCCCGAGGACGGCCACCGCCACCTGGTGGAGACCGAGAAGCGGGCGCTGGTCTGCGCCTGCACCGCGTGCGCCCTCCTGTTCGACCGGCCCGGCGCCGCCACCGGTCGCTTCCGCGCCGTCCCCGACCGCTACCTCACCGACCCGGAGCACCGGCTCGAGGAGGGCGCCTGGGAGCAGCTGCAGATCCCGGTCGGCGTCGCCTTCTTCTTCCGCAACGCCGCCCTCGACCGGCTGGTCGCGCTCTACCCGAGCCCGGCCGGAGCCACCGAGAGCGAACTGGACCCGGCCACCTGGCAGCACGTACTCGGCGGCGGGGCACTCGCCTCGCTGCTCGAACCCGACGTGGAGGCGCTGCTGCTGCGCCGGGCCGAGGGCCGCACCGAGTGCTACCTCGTGCCCATCGACATCTGCTACGAACTGGTGGGGCGGATGCGGCTGCTGTGGCAGGGCTTCGACGGCGGGGCCGAGGCCCGCGCCGCGCTGAACGCCTTCTTCGCACAGGTGGAGCGCCGGGCCAAGGTCCCCGCCGCGGCGGGGGAGGGGCGGGCATGA
- a CDS encoding nickel-dependent hydrogenase large subunit, which yields MTPKTKAAGDGSGLVEMAWDPITRIVGSLGIHTKIDFKQKKVAECYSTSSVFRGYSVFMRGKDPRDAHFITSRICGICGDNHATCSVYTQNMAYGVKPPHLAEWIINLGESAEYMFDHNIFQENLVGVDYCEKMVRETNPGVLELAERTEAPHAGDHGYRTIADIMRSLNPIEGEFYREALQVSRYTREMFCLMEGRHVHPSTLYPGGVGTIASVQLFTDYMSRLMRYVEFMKRVVPLHDDLFDFFYEALPGYEEVGRRRVLLGCWGALNDPEYCDFTYANMTDWGRKMFVTPGVVVDGKLVTNDLTEINLGIRILLGSSYYDDWAGQEKFVTHDPLGNPVDARHPWNQHTIPAPQKRNFDDKYSWVMSPRWFDGKDHLALDTGGGPIARLWSTALSGLVDIGYVKATGNSVVINLPRTMTKPETRFEWKIPKWSNALERNRARTYFQAYAAAVALHCAEQGLKEVRAGRTQTWEKFEVPDESIGVGFTEAVRGVLSHHMVIRDGKIANYHPYPPTPWNASTRDTFGTPGPYEDAVQNTPIFEENSPENFKGIDIMRAVRSFDPCLPCGVHMYVGGGKTVKQMHVPTGLSGLGG from the coding sequence ATGACACCGAAGACGAAGGCGGCCGGCGACGGCAGCGGCCTGGTGGAGATGGCCTGGGATCCGATCACCCGGATCGTGGGCAGTCTCGGCATCCACACGAAGATCGACTTCAAGCAGAAGAAGGTCGCGGAGTGCTACAGCACCTCGTCGGTCTTCCGCGGCTACAGCGTCTTCATGCGCGGCAAGGACCCCCGCGACGCGCACTTCATCACCAGCCGCATCTGCGGCATCTGCGGCGACAACCACGCCACCTGTTCCGTCTACACGCAGAACATGGCGTACGGAGTGAAGCCGCCCCACCTCGCCGAGTGGATCATCAACCTGGGCGAGTCGGCGGAGTACATGTTCGACCACAACATCTTCCAGGAGAACCTGGTCGGGGTCGACTACTGCGAGAAGATGGTCCGCGAGACCAACCCGGGGGTCCTCGAACTCGCCGAACGCACCGAGGCCCCTCACGCCGGGGACCACGGCTACCGCACCATCGCCGACATCATGCGCTCGCTCAACCCCATCGAGGGCGAGTTCTACCGCGAGGCCCTCCAGGTCAGCCGCTACACGCGCGAGATGTTCTGCCTGATGGAGGGCCGCCACGTGCACCCCTCCACCCTCTACCCGGGCGGCGTCGGCACCATCGCCTCCGTCCAGCTCTTCACGGACTACATGAGCCGCCTCATGAGGTACGTGGAGTTCATGAAGCGGGTCGTCCCGCTCCACGACGACCTCTTCGACTTCTTCTACGAGGCCCTGCCCGGGTACGAGGAGGTCGGCCGCCGGCGCGTCCTGCTGGGCTGCTGGGGCGCGCTCAACGATCCCGAGTACTGCGACTTCACGTACGCCAACATGACCGACTGGGGACGGAAGATGTTCGTCACCCCCGGTGTGGTCGTGGACGGCAAACTCGTCACCAACGACCTCACCGAGATCAACCTCGGCATCCGCATCCTGCTGGGCAGCTCGTACTACGACGACTGGGCGGGCCAGGAGAAGTTCGTCACGCACGACCCGCTCGGCAACCCCGTCGACGCCCGCCACCCGTGGAACCAGCACACCATCCCCGCCCCGCAGAAGCGCAACTTCGACGACAAGTACAGCTGGGTGATGTCCCCGCGCTGGTTCGACGGCAAGGACCACCTCGCCCTCGACACCGGCGGCGGCCCGATCGCCCGCCTGTGGTCCACCGCCCTCTCCGGGCTCGTCGACATCGGCTACGTCAAGGCCACCGGCAACAGCGTCGTCATCAACCTGCCGCGCACGATGACCAAGCCCGAGACGCGCTTCGAGTGGAAGATCCCGAAGTGGAGCAACGCGCTGGAGCGCAACCGCGCCCGCACGTACTTCCAGGCGTACGCGGCCGCCGTAGCACTGCACTGCGCCGAGCAGGGACTCAAGGAGGTGCGCGCCGGACGCACCCAGACCTGGGAGAAGTTCGAGGTCCCGGACGAGTCCATCGGAGTCGGGTTCACCGAGGCCGTCCGCGGCGTGCTCTCGCACCACATGGTGATCCGCGACGGCAAGATCGCCAACTACCACCCGTACCCGCCGACCCCGTGGAACGCCAGCACCCGCGACACCTTCGGCACCCCCGGACCGTACGAGGACGCCGTCCAGAACACCCCGATCTTCGAGGAGAACTCCCCGGAGAACTTCAAGGGCATCGACATCATGCGCGCCGTGCGCAGCTTCGACCCGTGCCTGCCCTGCGGCGTGCACATGTACGTCGGCGGTGGCAAGACGGTGAAGCAGATGCACGTGCCCACCGGCCTGAGCGGACTGGGCGGATGA
- a CDS encoding hydrogenase expression protein HypE, with translation MDAATPSTAVEDPTIHILWINAGLSCDGDSVSLTAAMQPSIEEIVMGVLPGLPKIAVHWPLIDFECGPVGGADTFIEWFFKGERGEIDPFVLVVEGSIPNEKIKPEGYWCGFGDDPETGQPITTSEWIDRLAPKALAVVAIGTCATYGGIHAMEGNPTGAMGVPDYLGWDWTSKAGIPIVCVPGCPIQPDNFSETLTYLLYQAAGSAPMIPLDDKLRPTWLFGATVHEGCDRAGYYEQGEFAHTYDSPKCLVKLGCWGPVVKCNVPKRGWMNGIGGCPNVGGICIACTMPGFPDKFMPFMDEPPGAKVSATASGVYGTVIRKLRAITEHTVDQEPKWRHPGRQLTTGYRKPW, from the coding sequence ATGGATGCAGCAACGCCGAGCACGGCAGTAGAGGACCCCACGATCCACATCCTCTGGATCAACGCCGGACTGAGCTGCGACGGCGACTCGGTGTCCCTGACGGCAGCGATGCAGCCCAGCATCGAAGAGATCGTCATGGGCGTCCTGCCGGGCCTGCCCAAGATCGCCGTGCACTGGCCGCTGATCGACTTCGAATGCGGACCGGTCGGCGGCGCCGACACGTTCATCGAATGGTTCTTCAAGGGGGAGCGCGGGGAGATCGACCCCTTCGTGCTCGTCGTCGAAGGCTCGATCCCCAACGAGAAGATCAAACCCGAGGGCTACTGGTGCGGCTTCGGCGACGACCCGGAGACCGGCCAGCCCATCACCACCAGCGAGTGGATCGACCGCCTCGCGCCCAAGGCCCTCGCCGTGGTCGCGATCGGCACCTGCGCCACGTACGGCGGCATCCACGCGATGGAGGGCAACCCCACCGGCGCCATGGGCGTGCCTGACTACCTCGGCTGGGACTGGACCTCGAAGGCCGGCATCCCGATCGTGTGCGTCCCGGGCTGCCCGATCCAGCCGGACAACTTCTCGGAGACCCTCACCTACCTGCTCTACCAGGCAGCCGGCTCCGCCCCGATGATCCCGCTGGACGACAAGCTGCGTCCGACCTGGCTGTTCGGCGCCACCGTGCACGAGGGCTGCGACCGGGCCGGCTACTACGAGCAGGGCGAGTTCGCCCACACCTACGACTCGCCCAAGTGCCTGGTCAAACTCGGCTGCTGGGGCCCCGTCGTCAAGTGCAACGTCCCCAAGCGCGGCTGGATGAACGGCATCGGCGGCTGTCCCAACGTCGGCGGCATCTGCATCGCCTGCACCATGCCGGGCTTCCCCGACAAGTTCATGCCGTTCATGGACGAGCCTCCCGGCGCGAAGGTGTCCGCCACCGCCAGCGGGGTCTACGGCACGGTGATCCGCAAGCTCAGGGCGATCACCGAGCACACCGTGGACCAGGAGCCGAAGTGGCGCCACCCGGGGCGCCAGCTGACCACCGGCTACCGCAAGCCCTGGTGA
- a CDS encoding enoyl-CoA hydratase-related protein, translating into MHILLAASAFNSLTQRVHAELRDRGHSVAVELALPGVSLAEAVERHRPDLVLAPMLKTAIPREVWSAHTCLIVHPGPVGDRGPSSLDWAVTEGATRWGVTVLQAAEEMDAGDVWATADCPLPPVGKSDAYRGEIADAALSAVLTAVDRFASGTHVPQRQESGRARPYLRQELRRIDWHHDSTESVVRALRAADSQPGVLDELLGGQWFLHGGHPEDQLRGRPGELLATRAGAICRATVDAAVWIPELRARRTAAEPAPVKLPATLALGDRLPPLPELPAPPYAEEGPRTWSDIGYREQGGAGFLTFAFPGGAMSTSQCRRLLAAYREACTRPVSVLVLGGGRDFFSNGIHLGVIEAAADPAEESWANINAMDDLVEAVLTTTDRFVVAALGGNAAAGGAMLALAADEVWCRTGVVLNPHYRLMGLHGSEYWTYTLPRRTGTGVADRLTADALPLSAEAARRLGLVDRTIDCGPQAFADETARLAVRVADSPAIRSRIAGKKARRDADESVRPLAAYREAELARMRETFFDPQAPYHALRRAFVRKELPDRTPAHLERTVPGRRTAPLPSRRPAVTGPAEQDRAPGSAGC; encoded by the coding sequence GTGCACATCCTGCTCGCCGCCAGCGCGTTCAACAGTCTCACTCAGCGTGTCCACGCTGAACTGAGGGACCGCGGGCACAGTGTGGCGGTCGAGCTCGCCCTGCCCGGCGTCTCCCTCGCCGAGGCCGTCGAGCGCCACCGGCCGGACCTCGTGCTCGCGCCGATGCTCAAGACGGCCATCCCCCGCGAGGTGTGGTCCGCCCACACCTGCCTGATCGTCCACCCCGGACCCGTCGGGGACCGCGGACCCTCCTCGCTGGACTGGGCCGTCACCGAGGGCGCGACCCGCTGGGGCGTCACCGTCCTGCAGGCCGCCGAGGAGATGGACGCGGGCGACGTCTGGGCCACCGCGGACTGCCCGCTGCCGCCCGTCGGCAAGAGCGACGCGTACCGCGGCGAGATCGCCGACGCCGCCCTGTCCGCCGTACTGACGGCCGTCGACCGCTTCGCCTCGGGCACCCACGTGCCGCAGCGGCAGGAATCGGGCCGCGCCCGGCCCTACCTGCGCCAGGAACTGCGCCGGATCGACTGGCACCACGACTCCACGGAGAGCGTCGTGCGCGCGCTGCGCGCCGCCGACTCCCAGCCCGGCGTACTCGACGAACTGCTCGGCGGCCAGTGGTTCCTGCACGGCGGACACCCCGAGGACCAGCTGCGGGGCCGTCCCGGCGAGCTGCTCGCCACCCGGGCGGGCGCCATCTGCCGGGCGACCGTCGACGCAGCGGTGTGGATCCCCGAGCTCCGCGCCCGGCGCACGGCGGCCGAGCCGGCTCCCGTCAAACTCCCCGCCACCCTGGCCCTCGGCGACCGGCTGCCACCGCTCCCCGAGCTCCCCGCGCCTCCGTACGCCGAAGAGGGCCCGCGCACCTGGTCCGACATCGGCTACCGGGAGCAGGGCGGAGCCGGCTTCCTCACGTTCGCCTTCCCCGGCGGCGCGATGAGCACCTCGCAGTGCCGGCGCCTGCTCGCCGCCTACCGGGAGGCCTGCACCCGCCCCGTCTCCGTCCTCGTCCTCGGCGGCGGCCGTGACTTCTTCTCCAACGGCATCCACCTCGGCGTCATCGAGGCGGCTGCCGACCCCGCCGAGGAGTCCTGGGCCAACATCAACGCCATGGACGACCTGGTCGAGGCCGTCCTCACCACCACCGACCGGTTCGTCGTGGCCGCCCTCGGCGGCAACGCGGCGGCCGGCGGGGCCATGCTCGCGCTCGCCGCCGACGAGGTCTGGTGCCGTACCGGCGTGGTGCTGAACCCGCACTACCGGCTGATGGGCCTGCACGGATCCGAGTACTGGACCTACACGCTGCCCCGCCGGACCGGGACCGGCGTCGCCGACCGCCTCACCGCCGACGCCCTGCCCCTCAGCGCCGAAGCCGCCCGGCGGCTCGGGCTGGTCGACCGTACGATCGACTGCGGCCCGCAGGCCTTCGCGGACGAGACCGCCCGGCTCGCCGTCCGGGTGGCGGACTCGCCCGCCATCCGGTCCCGGATCGCCGGCAAGAAGGCCCGCCGCGACGCCGACGAGAGCGTCCGGCCGCTCGCCGCCTACCGCGAGGCAGAACTCGCGCGGATGCGGGAGACCTTCTTCGACCCGCAGGCCCCGTACCACGCCCTGCGCCGTGCCTTCGTGCGCAAGGAGCTCCCCGACCGCACCCCGGCCCACCTGGAGCGGACCGTGCCCGGACGGCGGACCGCGCCGCTGCCCTCCCGGCGGCCCGCAGTCACTGGACCGGCCGAACAAGACAGGGCACCCGGCTCGGCCGGCTGCTAG
- a CDS encoding NIPSNAP family protein: MIVELRQYTLHPGARDTLIALFEREFVTGQEAAGVTVGGRFRDLDDPDRFVWLRAFPDMGRRERSLRAFYEGPVWQEHRDRANATMADSDDVLLLRGPGFAARAGAGPVTVTICHPADPSFEGHFERSLRPRLAAAGSPPTAVHRTEHAPNTFPALPVRTGEDVLLWFTAGEAPLLPDLSAHLTRPPQHLRLAPVG, from the coding sequence ATGATCGTCGAACTCAGGCAGTACACCTTGCACCCCGGTGCCCGGGACACCCTGATCGCACTCTTCGAGCGGGAGTTCGTCACCGGGCAGGAAGCGGCGGGCGTCACCGTCGGCGGACGCTTCCGGGACCTCGACGACCCGGACCGCTTCGTCTGGCTGCGCGCCTTCCCGGACATGGGGCGGCGGGAGCGCTCGCTGCGCGCCTTCTACGAGGGCCCCGTCTGGCAGGAGCACCGCGACCGGGCCAACGCGACCATGGCCGACTCGGACGACGTCCTCCTGCTGCGCGGTCCGGGGTTCGCCGCCCGGGCCGGCGCCGGCCCGGTCACGGTGACCATCTGCCACCCCGCAGACCCGTCCTTCGAGGGCCACTTCGAGCGGAGCCTGCGTCCCCGGCTGGCCGCCGCCGGCTCCCCTCCGACGGCGGTCCACCGCACGGAACACGCCCCGAACACCTTCCCCGCCCTGCCCGTACGCACCGGCGAGGACGTGCTGCTCTGGTTCACGGCCGGGGAGGCGCCGCTCCTCCCGGACCTCTCCGCACACCTGACGCGTCCGCCTCAGCACCTGAGGCTCGCGCCGGTCGGCTGA
- a CDS encoding ABC transporter substrate-binding protein — translation MPAGVRNPRLGRLRRHPVLSLTAALLLLAGAVLGGTWGYGVLFPPALSCGPGMTAAGTPLACVGVNLDSRPFTKGEPARMGKLEDTIRAANEAVQGNSTSVVLMLNLSPIDDVDTLTYESLYHNIEGAMAAVWRANNTAAYGSTPGVKLYLANMGSQYGSWQQAVASVKKNAAAEHISAVVGLGQSTEQTRQAAAAISAQLHIPVIGSTVTGNSMNLDPADPAGKRTIPDMFRVSPTNSDSVIAANQYVSGLRPAVTSLAVVADSVADDDYTATLAAEAKTRFQAPDRTVTVLPYTSPRSLPSGAGRQDYLIQQFNLMHANLCQAAPSVVYFAGRGRDLGAFVQNWVQGAPCGIPQLRILVGDDASAAIRDDAVLKGLASGRVTVTYTALASPDEWGTECPGSDAKRNYDQFWSAFTGRPDPCTKQPLATLSGAAPLAFDPADLASGQAMLSHDAAVAAISAARHDEAGVKNPGLETGILHQFYCAQMLPGASGWLSFGADGNPVGKPAPIVQLNADGTTKTVTLTWPSSAPNLSLPQRGGTGAPGC, via the coding sequence ATGCCCGCAGGTGTACGCAACCCACGGCTCGGTCGGCTGCGCCGCCATCCCGTGCTCTCGCTGACGGCCGCCCTCCTGCTCCTGGCCGGTGCCGTGCTCGGCGGCACGTGGGGCTACGGCGTGCTGTTCCCGCCCGCGCTGTCGTGCGGTCCCGGAATGACCGCCGCCGGCACGCCGTTGGCCTGCGTCGGCGTGAACCTGGACAGCAGGCCCTTCACGAAGGGCGAACCCGCGCGCATGGGCAAGCTGGAGGACACGATCCGCGCCGCCAACGAGGCGGTGCAGGGGAACTCCACCAGCGTGGTGCTGATGCTGAACCTCTCGCCCATCGATGACGTGGACACGCTGACCTACGAATCGCTCTACCACAACATCGAGGGCGCCATGGCCGCCGTCTGGCGTGCCAACAACACGGCCGCGTACGGCAGTACACCAGGCGTCAAGCTGTACCTGGCCAACATGGGCAGTCAGTACGGGTCCTGGCAGCAGGCGGTCGCCAGCGTCAAGAAGAACGCCGCGGCCGAGCACATCTCGGCGGTCGTCGGCCTGGGCCAGAGCACCGAGCAGACCCGCCAGGCGGCCGCGGCCATTTCCGCCCAGCTGCACATCCCCGTCATCGGGTCCACGGTGACCGGCAACTCGATGAACCTGGACCCCGCGGACCCGGCCGGCAAGCGGACCATCCCCGACATGTTCCGGGTCTCGCCCACCAACTCCGACTCCGTGATCGCGGCCAACCAGTACGTGTCCGGGTTGCGCCCGGCCGTGACCTCGCTCGCCGTGGTGGCGGACAGCGTCGCCGACGACGACTACACGGCCACGCTGGCGGCGGAGGCCAAGACCCGCTTCCAGGCGCCGGACCGCACGGTGACGGTGCTCCCGTACACCTCGCCCCGGAGCCTCCCGAGCGGCGCCGGCCGCCAGGACTACCTGATCCAGCAGTTCAACCTGATGCACGCCAACCTGTGCCAGGCCGCACCGTCCGTCGTGTACTTCGCCGGACGCGGCCGCGACCTCGGGGCGTTCGTGCAGAACTGGGTGCAGGGCGCGCCCTGCGGCATCCCGCAGCTGCGCATCCTGGTCGGGGACGACGCCTCGGCGGCCATCCGCGACGACGCGGTGCTCAAGGGCCTCGCCTCCGGCCGGGTCACGGTGACGTACACCGCCCTGGCCAGTCCGGACGAATGGGGCACCGAATGCCCCGGATCGGACGCCAAGCGCAACTACGACCAGTTCTGGTCCGCGTTCACCGGCCGGCCCGACCCGTGCACGAAGCAGCCCCTGGCCACCCTGTCCGGAGCGGCACCCCTGGCCTTCGACCCCGCGGATCTCGCCAGCGGCCAGGCGATGCTCTCGCACGACGCCGCCGTCGCCGCGATCAGCGCGGCCCGGCACGACGAGGCCGGCGTGAAGAACCCGGGGCTGGAGACCGGCATCCTCCACCAGTTCTACTGCGCGCAGATGCTCCCGGGGGCGAGCGGCTGGCTCTCGTTCGGCGCCGACGGCAACCCGGTCGGCAAGCCGGCCCCCATCGTCCAGCTCAACGCGGACGGGACGACGAAGACGGTCACCCTCACCTGGCCGAGCTCCGCCCCCAACCTGAGTCTGCCGCAGCGCGGCGGCACGGGGGCTCCGGGCTGCTGA
- a CDS encoding site-2 protease family protein has translation MNGSVPIGRVVGVPLRMHWSVPLLVVLFAYGLGRQTLPVWTPGRSNAVYTVASVVGALLLMGSLLLHETAHAATARRKKISVEDVTLWALGGMTRMGRPQTAAAAFVVAVSGPLTSLVLGGAALGAGIGLHTLLGWAVPAAVLVWLGWTNLFLGVFNLLPAAPLDGGRVLQALLWWRTGDRERAERAASRSGQVMGVLLAAVGWISFLRGSSSGLWLVCIGLFVAFVAGAERQQAVLRTGLRGVRVADAMSSPVTTGADWLSVRQFVDEVAVESRHSALPLLDFDGRPSGVVHLRALARIQDAQRDALRVRDVATPLAQCAVAAPDDLLGEALDGLRPGTGLPLLVVDGGRLVGIVTAKDISRLVQRQTLRGRREPE, from the coding sequence ATGAACGGCTCGGTCCCTATCGGACGTGTTGTCGGTGTGCCGCTGCGCATGCACTGGAGCGTGCCCCTGCTGGTGGTGCTGTTCGCGTACGGCCTCGGCCGCCAGACCCTGCCCGTGTGGACTCCGGGGCGCTCGAACGCCGTGTACACCGTCGCCAGTGTCGTGGGCGCGCTGCTGCTGATGGGCAGCCTGCTGCTGCACGAGACGGCGCACGCCGCGACCGCGCGCAGGAAGAAGATCTCCGTCGAGGACGTCACCCTGTGGGCGCTGGGCGGGATGACCAGGATGGGCCGGCCGCAGACCGCCGCGGCGGCCTTCGTGGTGGCGGTGAGCGGGCCGCTCACGAGCCTTGTGCTCGGTGGCGCCGCACTCGGCGCGGGGATCGGGCTGCACACCCTGCTCGGCTGGGCGGTGCCCGCAGCCGTCCTGGTGTGGCTCGGCTGGACGAACCTGTTCCTCGGCGTCTTCAACCTGCTGCCGGCCGCGCCGCTCGACGGCGGACGGGTGCTGCAGGCGCTGCTGTGGTGGCGTACGGGCGACCGGGAGCGGGCGGAGCGGGCGGCCTCGCGCAGCGGACAGGTCATGGGCGTGCTGCTGGCGGCCGTGGGCTGGATCTCCTTCCTGCGCGGGTCGTCGAGCGGACTGTGGCTGGTCTGCATCGGGCTCTTCGTCGCGTTCGTCGCGGGCGCCGAGCGCCAGCAGGCCGTGCTGCGTACGGGGCTGCGGGGCGTGCGCGTGGCCGATGCCATGTCCAGCCCGGTGACGACCGGGGCCGACTGGCTGAGCGTGCGGCAGTTCGTCGACGAGGTGGCCGTGGAATCCCGGCATTCCGCACTGCCGCTGCTCGATTTCGACGGCCGGCCCAGCGGGGTGGTGCACCTGCGCGCTCTGGCCCGGATCCAGGACGCTCAGCGGGACGCGCTGCGCGTACGGGACGTCGCGACCCCGCTGGCGCAGTGCGCCGTCGCCGCCCCGGACGACCTGCTGGGCGAGGCCCTGGACGGGCTGCGCCCGGGGACCGGGCTGCCGCTCCTGGTGGTGGACGGGGGCCGGCTGGTGGGGATCGTCACCGCGAAGGACATCAGCCGGCTCGTGCAGCGGCAGACGCTGCGCGGCCGCCGGGAGCCCGAGTGA
- a CDS encoding PP2C family serine/threonine-protein phosphatase yields MTYIAVSALSHAGLVRDHNEDSLVVGPWTLCAGVTRNPQTLVFPTGSPLVVAVADGIGGQPAGEVASALVARQLAMLGPSLDSEGAVREALVLCNQAVYAAADSDAQLATMGTTVAGAVVLEDSLISFNVGDSRVFDATAEELRQLSVDDNPPLEPGQRTTSLLTQALGGARRRSAITPHVSTEPLSAGARYLVCSDGLTDPVAPEELDELLRVHDDGKAAFELWKAAIDAGGPDNITLALVRIGA; encoded by the coding sequence ATGACGTACATAGCCGTGAGCGCGTTGAGCCATGCCGGGCTGGTACGGGACCACAACGAGGACAGCCTCGTCGTCGGGCCGTGGACGCTGTGCGCCGGTGTGACCCGTAATCCGCAGACGCTCGTGTTCCCGACGGGCTCGCCGCTCGTCGTCGCGGTCGCCGACGGGATCGGCGGACAGCCTGCCGGCGAGGTGGCGAGCGCGCTGGTAGCCCGCCAACTCGCGATGCTCGGGCCCTCCTTGGACAGCGAGGGAGCCGTCCGCGAGGCGCTCGTCCTGTGCAACCAGGCGGTGTACGCGGCTGCCGACAGCGATGCGCAGCTGGCCACCATGGGCACCACGGTCGCGGGTGCCGTCGTACTGGAGGACTCGCTGATCTCCTTCAACGTCGGCGACAGCAGGGTGTTCGACGCCACGGCGGAGGAGCTGCGGCAGCTGAGCGTGGATGACAATCCGCCCCTGGAGCCGGGGCAGCGCACCACGTCGCTGCTGACCCAGGCACTCGGGGGCGCCCGCCGGCGCAGCGCGATCACGCCGCACGTCTCGACGGAGCCGCTGTCCGCCGGAGCCCGCTACCTGGTGTGCTCGGACGGGCTGACGGACCCGGTGGCGCCCGAGGAGCTCGACGAGCTGCTGCGGGTGCACGACGACGGCAAGGCCGCGTTCGAGCTGTGGAAGGCCGCCATCGATGCCGGCGG